The Amblyomma americanum isolate KBUSLIRL-KWMA chromosome 2, ASM5285725v1, whole genome shotgun sequence genome contains the following window.
AGTGTAGGATGAGTCATTAAGGGACAGAAGGTGACTAGTACACGAGATATGCCTTCTCATCGGGAGTATGCCGAGCGTACACTGCAAGGAAGCGTGGCCTATAACTCGAAAAAGACTGAACAGCAGAAAATTATGATTTTACCACAGTGCTCACGGCTTCCTTTTCTGTCCTCGAAGTTAACGTCCTTTACTCGATTGGAAACcgctggggataagagtttaATGGCGAATACCTTGTAACCGGCCATTcactgacgacattgccttgctaagtaaccagggggatgaattgcaaaggcATAGTCAATGGCCTAGACAGGAAAGAAGAATGGCAGGTTTAACAAGTGATATGCAGAAAAACTAGCCAGGCGCACGTAGTGTAAGGGAACaaatctacttagggcaggtagtgaatgCAGATCCGAACCACGAGCTTAAAATCATCGAAAGAAAAGGAATGGGCTGGGGTGCGTTTGGCAGAACTCTCACATCACGAATGCCACTTCACTTGTATTTTTTAAGAGGAAATacataacagctgcatcttacctgCACTCGCCTACGGGGCGGAAACGAGGAGGCTAATGTAAAAGGTTCAAATTAAGTACAGAGCAGGGAGctataaaaaaattgtaaatgcAACGTTAAGACACAGGGGGAGAGGAGAGTGGATCAAGGCACAAATGAGAGTTAATGACAGCCTATGCGGAATCAAAGAactgtgcttgggcagggcacgtaatgcgtaGGCAAGATAAGCGGTGGTCGTTGAATATAACGGATAGTATTTTAAGAGGAGGCAAGTGCACAACGGGATGGAAGAAAGTTATGTGGACGGATGAGAGTTtgaagtctgcggggataaggTAGCCATAGCTGGCACAAGACTGAGTTAGTTGTAGAGATTTGGGAAAGGCCTTTGTACAGCTGTAGACACAGTgaggctgatgctgatgatgatagtttacatatgccataccataccataccataccataccataccataccataccataccataccataccataccataccataccaaaccatgCCATACCACGCCATACTTTAGAAATTTTTCCTTTACATTAGCTTCCATCTCACCCGTTCCTTTTCTTTCAACAAGGAATGCGTGGTGGCTATAAATGCTACACCAGGCAACAGATATTCGCCAGGGAAGAATGGATGACTGGGAGTGAAAATGTCGGTCAGAAAAAATCTTCATCGAGTTGATTTTTTGAGATTTGATTACGCCAAAAGTATGCAAACCCGTTCGGCTTTTCCGATGGTTGGCGAAAGCTTTGGGAGCTGTCTTCGCGTCACAAACTGCTCTTCCGTTAATCGCACATGCATCCTCTGACTGTAAGACTTTTCATGGAGGCAAGAACGTAGACTGGCGTTTATTCCTGACGTCGCCTGTCTATTTTTTTGGCCCGCATTGTGTAGCGGAGGGTCCAGAAACCTTTTTATTCCGTCTAAAAATACCGACCTCAAATACATGACCAAAATGATTTCTTGCAGGAATACTGAGAATTTTCTTACTAGACTAGTGCTTACTGTTTAGTTTGTTTCTTTCAGCGGAAATGTAAGTAAAATCTCTAAATTGAGCATTTCTTCGGAGGAATTGTTAGCGCTACTTTTATAGCGTTGCCTCATCTTCTAATGCGTTATTCACGCCGAAAGCAATAAAAACAGAAGATTAGATTGCTGAATTCATGAAATTCGAGCACAATGAGGCATTCGACTTCTGATTAATAACCACTTTAGCGAAAATTGCTTTTTTCCActtaagggaggggggggggggggcgccaccAGCACTCGTTTTGACGGCCGCTTTTCGAAAACAGGCATACCTGGACGCGGAGACCGCGTTTCGAATGAGACGAAAGAAGACTTTCGTGCACTGAGCTTCCTCGCTCTTAGCCCGGAGGTTTTGTACGTGTTTCTTCGGCATTGGCACGTTACATCTCATTACTTTCGCGTTCTTTTTCTACGAGATTAACGCCAGGTTACAAGCATAATTAGGTATTGCTACTCGAAATGATGGGGAAAAACCATGGCCCCGCATATAAGGCAACCGCTGTATCATTTAAATGACATTTGTTGCATTGGATACTGAAATTTGGTTGCCAAGTATGAAAACTGATTTTGACGTTCAGTTTCACAAATCAAATGCCAAAAAATTCAGACGGTGAAATTCTTGATTTTTATTGACAACTTCTTAGCCCACTTAAGAAAGAAATACTTGGAGAAAAACTTTTGTGTGAAACGTATGCGTTAATGTAGAGCGAATATCCTTTATAATGCAGTGCACCAGTTAGTATAGCAAACAGAATGGGAGAGGGTGCGTGCAGAGGAAGATGAATAAAATCGAAACCCAAGCTCATTTGCTTCGTTTTCGAGTGATAAACGTCGGTTATTGTTTTGCAGCCCGGTTGCGGCCCACGCAACCGTATCGGCAGCTTCTGTCGCAGCTGGCTCATGGTAAGTGCCTATCAATTGCCTCTTTCGGTCTTTGTGCCATTCGTGCAATACTTTCGCACGGTATCGTTGGCTGAAATTTTGATTTTGTTTAAAATATATAAAATGTTATAACCAAGCAACTTTATATTAAATGTATATCTAACAAAGAATTCATGCATAATCAACATAGTGATCATGCGGAAATTAGAGCGTTTAGAAGATGTTCAGCGTTTAATGAATTTCGATTTCCAATAGCCGCGGAGGCAGCGGCGCTGCACTGAAAGGAGGGGTTACGCTAAATCCGTCATTACTGACACTCATATATACAGGCGCACTAGTGCATTAGTTCAGTGTTTGCAAAACAAAGATGCTTGGAGCGTGTTGGTCCTTGGAGGACACCCACCTAGCGCTTTTTCTTGACTGAACCATGGCAATTTTAGATTGAGGGGGAATGACAGGCTCATTATTGCTCTGCCGACCTGCTTTATTCTACAATCGGTCACTCAAGTAGACACCGAGGAAATCTCCGCGGAATTGTGTTCTTTGTAGAACTTGTTTGGTTCTTCGTGGCAATGATAATCTTTGTTCGGCAGGAAAAGACGTATTTATTGCAGAAAAATTTAGATTTAGCCACACTGCTTCTTTTCATGCCGCTCAATGCAAGCTCGTGACGTCATAATGAATATGACTTCGTGATCACCGCTCAGATGTGAATAGTGGTATGGCCGGGCCTTACTGATCTACAGCTAAAAAAAATATGCGTTGACACCCTGTTGTAGCGGTACCTCTATTTCGATTTTCTGTCTTATAGAAGATCAATGTTTACTTAAATCAGCCTCTCGTTCGTTAGAACGCGGTGCCATACAAGTGCTGGTCAACCTCAATCTGACCAACATTACTATTGTTGCTAAACTGTCCTCATTCTGCCCTCCTAGGGAGAACAGGTGCATCATGCTGCTCCTCTTCTCTTTCCTCATCGCGCTGCTGGCTGTGCTGTGCTACCTGGTCCTCATCCTCATGACAGGCAAGCGCGGAGAAGGCTAGCTGTCttgtgcgcagaaacccgcatCGAAACTCAGATGAAATATTTAAGGAGTTCTTCGCCATCCTCGGGCCGTATATTGCAACGGTTTCGTGGTCATTGCATATAGTTGTCATAATAATACGTTTGTTTGCTGCGCCACCGCTGTCTACACTAACACCACCGCTCCGGCCTGGCCGAGCCACTATATCCACGTTCCGGGAATCGGTCGCAAATCCAGGTTTTTCCCCGAGAAGAAGAAATGAACTTATCACTTAGCTTTCCTGACGCATAACGTTAACTCACTCTATTACTGCATTATTAGAGAGAAGAAAAGCTTGGCCTCACGCAAAGCCCTGAATAGAGGTCCGTATCTGTATAAGTATCATCATCTGTATTTTCTAGCAGTGTCCGCACAGTGGGCGGGTCGtactcagcaattctggacaaaggcatttttgagcgagaaaccgtttataaacacaatttttttcagagagtaacatttcactataactATTGACATATTCACAGACCACCCGACGGCCGTCTCGTATTttattttctattcacgtttttgctattgtcacgaagtggtgactgcactcgGATccagagagcagaaaggctgcgaaaattgtgtctaaacaaaactctttatttgggctgacttgcgccaacaatggactgaatcattcggcggcggcatagcaacaagtgtactcggcggtcgtcgaacagaatgctcgccgctgtcggccgtgctcaatttaaagctgatagcgaactttcgagataaagcgtgcaaagttactggaacattctggaacaacgtagaataagctctgcctggctgcgatcaattgcGATAAATCTAGgagcgtcttgcgtcgcaaacaaagcgataaagtggcgtggcggcagatttgaagaaggaacaaacactgcaaagattcgcggcactaTCGTGAAAAGCATACCAcgttgattttctatggcagtcttaactgttcgatgtggtcgatggaaacactttatacgaaagattttgctacatatcagaaaaaTGGACCATTAACTTCAATTTTTCCACAACACTGTCTTTCAATTTTTCACTGCTCAGAATGGTAGACGCTTGCGCTTTCAAATTACGTCTTCAGATGGAATGAAACGTATGCGTTGTAGTTATTTTGCCTTGAATGGTTCGGTCTTCAGACGGCGGTATCCCTCTTCGCAACTCCGCAGGTTTAAaaagttaaagaaaaggggaTAATTTCACTACCGAGGTCAGCACTAAATACATAAAActcaaactaaataaaaaatCTAGTAAATTATCCGCCTTGTTGATGGGGGTGTTTCCATTATTTCACTTTGGATCAGTCAGCCTGTACAAGTCTTCCAACCTAATAATGCGCGCTAGACGAGGCCCTGTGTATATGTGTATAACCCTGTGACAGCTCAGCACTTTCAGAATGCCACAGGAGAGACTCAGACGAAAGTTTTAAAACGAAAACGTGATCCGCTGCACCCAATGTTTCAGCACCGGGCGTCGGCCACGGAGCCTGGAAATGCGGTTAACAGTGAGAATGTACCCATTAGGGCGGAAGAGGTGCTCGTAATCGTGCACGTAGTGAGCTGTTCACTTTGGCGACTTCCTTGCCTGACTCGAATATACTTTGCACACTTTAACATGCGTTTGTATAAATATTTATTTAGCTCTGCGTTTCTATTGTGCAAAAAGCACATGAGCCAGTGAGGCCTATAGCGTCGAGATAGCTGAGCGTTCGGTATCTGGCCACACAGTAAGCGTCGCCTCATTTATTATTGTGCCCTAAGTATTGTCTGTTTGCTTTCGCAGTTCCTCCAGAGCCTACCACGCCTACAACGACGCCAACTACCACAACCACTACAACTACCACAACCACCACAACTACCACAACCACCACAACTACCACAACCACTACAACTACAAccacaactaccaccaccacaactaccaccaccacaactaccaccaccactacaacTACGAccacaactaccaccaccacgactACAACTACCACAACCACTACAACCACTACAACCACTACGACTaccacaaccactaccaccacgacTACCACCACGACTACCACCACAACTACCACAACCACCACAACTACCAccacaactaccaccaccactacgaCTACCACAACTACAACTACAACCACAACTACCagcaccactactaccaccacaacTACAACTACTACGACGAGCACCACCAGTACAAGTATGTATAACGTTGTTATTTGTGTCAACGCTCGAGTGATCAGTCCTTATGTTCAGAAGAGCTTCTGTGAGATAGTGCAATGTGACTAATAGCGCTTGATAATTTCACTGAAATCACTTAGTTTTCTGAATGTAGAACTTGGCTCTCTGGGTTGGGCGACAACTCTCACTATAGGTTTACTCTCTTTCGCAGTATTTTCTTTATATGCATGGAAAACAAGGTAACTAAAGACGATATCCTTGTTCAGTCTGGGACTTTATTTCTTGTAACAGGGAATTGTACTGAACAAATTTTGACTGTTCGGGTTTAATATAGCTATGCGCAGTTAATCGGCATAAAACAAGCAGAAGGACAGACTATTTGCGGACACTAGGAAGGCTGAATAGATCGATTACTAGGGGAGAGCAGTGAAGTAGTTTAACGCGTAAACGATGACTGCCGCCACCTATATTGGTGTCACGCATTGAACCATATGCGACATGCTACATAACGTGGTGAGGCAAGGCGCAAACACAGGAGCAGGGCAGGCGGACGCAATGCTGCAGTCAGCAATGGTTGATTCTATCTTGACTGCCAATGCAAGCAGTTAGAGCTCTAAGACTAAAAACCACCAGGCATCGCAAAGGACCACATCTGACCACGGCTGCTTGCTTTCCCCTCACCGCTTGTAGCGACACTGGCGCCAGGACCCATGGGGAGGAGACAGGTGTGGTGCGTGTTCGGCACCTTCCAGCAGGACTACGACGCGATAGACCTGGCACGGGCGTGCGACTTCGCCTTCATTCCGCTGTACACCCGGGCAGGACAGGACACCTTGCTGGACGACAGCCATGCAGACGTCCAGAAGATGCTCGCCATGGTCCCTCGCTTCCCCCGCACAAACTTCGCCATCAGCTTCCCGCATGGGTAAGATTTCTGCTCCTCCATGCGCTTGCGGCGAAAAATAGATTTGGTGTAATCATCCTCACCGAGGGTCAAGTATTAAAACTGGAATATGCTTTTTCCCCAACATGTGTTCTTTAACTGCGGCCTGGTAGAGTTGTGATGTTGAACCGGAATCGCAGGTGGTCCCGCACTTTGCATACGTTGCCAGATGACTGACACAGAGTTAAAATTTATTTCAAGAACACTATTAATAAcatcacaaaatgaacaaggatTGATGGGCAGCCCGAATCCGCTGGCAAACTGGTAGCGGACTGAGGCTTCCCCCCGAATACTGCCTTCTCTCTGCCATAAAATATTTGTTGTGTGGTTCCTGTGCGAGCCTGTTAACAGGACCGTAGATAACGATGCTGTTGGGACTGGGTTAGCGGCAAAGGCGCCTCCGGCTCAGTGTAGGGCCGGAGTAAACTGAGATGCAAAAGTGCACGAAGACGATACACTGTAGGCACAATGTG
Protein-coding sequences here:
- the LOC144119825 gene encoding uncharacterized protein LOC144119825 — translated: MVSQHITFGLSIRRVTNSQPSCCFYEIDSLYSSRSSSASAVASAVAASPVAAHATVSAASVAAGSWENRCIMLLLFSFLIALLAVLCYLVLILMTGKRGEG